In a genomic window of Rhopalosiphum maidis isolate BTI-1 chromosome 4, ASM367621v3, whole genome shotgun sequence:
- the LOC113548660 gene encoding LOW QUALITY PROTEIN: PC4 and SFRS1-interacting protein-like (The sequence of the model RefSeq protein was modified relative to this genomic sequence to represent the inferred CDS: inserted 2 bases in 1 codon), with protein sequence MSSEKIFSVKDKVFVKRRGYPAWPALISGIKTNSESQLIYDVYFYGTGNYSECKSEVLSLYEENKYKLGKPRKKLKKFKKFVEALVQIENDTKIDFQPENNVKVDFKEFVPPISTKSLNQKLSLENESKNVDETELNLKNDDKSVNEIKKDIKVVKSRKRVSESTNLKRKLSXSDTEEVSKKLKTSRIYMPTEVQPIVLLEPLNDILLERKMNGKLNSETADKNVAANEHSSKTFNTTESMPESSDISLNYCETAESLEIKDSAESSNKMLSDSSRISRFGRKIRPNRLSDHEFVTKVPIHLKPKKANSKTLKIENSGNDETDDFLKQNIKTKGSKKKARKSLKGNAIEILCSLDSASQEICPVNNNRHERIPPINLIKNVMGSHTNVKVEWKKMESNKADQINLLLIEVNLLDCIHNLCSALSINHSKLNYEMALKSLEQISELEFNALMLKKHKDVVDKIIKVTKYVGDMNNWCLSNQEANEHVNKAHQIRCKAQMVLNKCISLFTVLDGQTFQEVYNQEVNVFFSKTQHLTNDQIYGCTSENFLK encoded by the exons ATGTcttcagaaaaaatattttctgtcaAAGACAAAGTCTTTGTAAAACGACGTGGATATCCTGCTTGGCCTGCTCTAATATCTGGTATTAAAACTAACAGTGAATCACAACTaatttatgatgtatatttttatggaacTGGTAACTACAGTGAATGCAAATCAGAAGTACTCAGTCTATAtgaagaaaacaaatataaactagGTAAGCcccgaaaaaaattaaaaaaatttaaaaaatttgttgaaGCTCTTGTACAAATAGaaaatgatacaaaaattgattttcaacCTGAAAACAATGTCAAAGttgattttaaagaatttgtgCCACCAATTTCCACAAAAagcttaaatcaaaaattatcattagaaAATGAATCCAAAAATGTAGATGAAACtgagttaaatttgaaaaatgatgATAAGTCAGTTAATGagataaaaaaagatataaaagtagttaaatcaagaAAGAGAGTATCTGAatctacaaatttaaaaagaaaactatC GTCAGACACTGAAGAAGTCTCCAAGAAACTAAAAACGTCAAGAATTTATATGCCCACAGAAGTTCAACCTATAGTATTGTTGGAACCattgaatgatattttattagaaagaaAAATGAATGGAAAGCTG aatTCTGAGACTGCAGATAAAAATGTTGCTGCCAATGAACACAGttctaaaacttttaatacaaCTGAATCTATGCCTGAATCAAgtgatatttcattaaattattgtgaaaCTGCTGAATCTCTTGAAATTAAGGATAGTGCAGAATCAAGTAACAAAATGCTATCAGATTCAAGTCGTATATCTCGCTTTGGTCGTAAAATCAGGCCAAATCGATTATCTGACCATGAATTTGTTACCAAAGTGCCTATACATTTAAAGCCGAAGAAAGCCAATtccaaaactttaaaaattgaaaattctggCAATGATGAAActgatgattttttaaaacaaaatatcaaaacaaaag gttcaaaaaaaaaagcaaggAAGAGTTTGAAAGGTAATGCAATAGAAATACTATGTTCATTGGACAGTGCATCACAAGAAATTTGCCCAGTGAACAACAACAGACATGAGAGAATTCCaccaattaatttgattaaaaatgtcatgGGTTCTCATACAAATGTAAAAGTTGAGTGGAAAAAAATGGAATCAAACAAAGCAGATCAAATTAATTTGCTACTAATAGAAGTAAATTTGCttgattgtatacataatttatgttctGCCTTATCAATTAATCATAGCaagttaaattatgaaatggcATTGAAGTCATTGGAACAGATTAGTGAATTAGAATTTAATGctcttatgttaaaaaaacataaagatgttgttgataaaattataaaagtgacAAAGTATGTAGGTGATATGAATAACTGGTGCTTAAGTAATCAGGAAGCTAATGAACATGTTAATAAAGCACACCAAATTCGATGCAAAGCTCAaatggtattaaataaatgtatatcattatttacggTACTTGATGGACAAACATTCCAAGAAGTATACAATCAAGaagttaatgtatttttctcaAAGACTCAACATTTGACCAATGATCAGATTTATGGTTGTACTTCTGAAAATTTTCTCAAATAA
- the LOC113547993 gene encoding uncharacterized protein LOC113547993: MAGTSTGRPVVVSMPDASPKAVPWRPLHLYDGFFGHHRPQPYAATAKKPAARRRVTQRPKNATGGESSTAGAAAAPVHFATEEECESANPGRACVCRTTDLLDLVVQWLDEAVMSAADDEVGGGETAALRCRSFKTVPAAFVVYPATAAADGDATIAPATDVPVDVVVERNGGKTGGRPSRGGSGVGAVKEAPTWKQINFNDVLNYQLERSSTDDHYAVQYGLVGSDTKVQCVINGNGTKMNSFKWDFKRGKHKTNSTVTGTDTNILLILAMEPGDSKNYTCIPKTDVVGDSKNGASNKQYKHYVIAVEKAIYEIRGSAVYKTRDGGGCTHELTVRVQKQLPSSMLSVLCPEGSSEYACNVIVENPKCAEDERTIEIKYLVMLNDNSTYLARIRTNKKGRIALRYQKLLAKISSVLASNLNKTMTVPIMSKLSLIGTNFAPDHISTYNFISCSPGFGIREVFCAACPPQHYSPDKSIKCLKCAKGFHQPVAGSEKCVKCTNIFTSGCHMNEISSTVYYVIYLIIFLVLLFIACFCAFYGREEKEKSINMIPRKIRKRFKKKKKYSLLSQTEDTADNSTAHNSSVD; the protein is encoded by the exons ATGGCGGGCACGTCCACGGGTCGGCCGGTCGTCGTCAGCATGCCCGACGCGTCGCCGAAAGCCGTGCCGTGGCGGCCGCTGCACTTGTACGACGGCTTTTTCGGCCATCACCGGCCGCAGCCGTATGCGGCTACGGCAAAGAAGCCCGCGGCTCGCCGTCGCGTCACGCAACGCCCGAAGAACGCGACCGGCGGCGAGTCGTCCACTGCCGGCGCCGCGGCCGCCCCCGTCCATTTCGCCACCGAAGAAGAGTGCGAGTCGGCCAATCCTGGACGGGCGTGCGTATGTCGCACGACCGATCTCCTGGATTTGGTCGTGCAATGGCTGGACGAGGCGGTGATGTCGGCGGCCGACGACGAAGTAGGCGGCGGCGAGACGGCCGCGCTGAGGTGTCGGTCGTTCAAGACCGTCCCGGCGGCGTTTGTGGTGTATCCCGCCACGGCGGCGGCCGACGGCGACGCGACGATTGCACCTGCCACCGACGTCCCGGTTGACGTGGTGGTCGAGCGAAACGGCGGCAAAACCGGCGGCCGTCCGAGCCGAGGCGGCAGTGGCGTCGGCGCCGTCAAAGAAGCTCCCACGtggaaacaaattaatttcaacgATGTCCTTAACTACCAACTGGAAAGGTCCTCGACAGACG ATCACTACGCAGTACAATATGGCCTAGTCGGAAGCGACACCAAAGTCCAATGTGTAATCAACGGTAACGGAACAAAAATGAATTCGTTCAAATGGGATTTTAAACGGGGCAAACATAAAACTA ATTCTACGGTCACCGGCACAGATACGAATATCTTATTGATATTGGCCATGGAACCTGgagatagtaaaaattatacttgcaTACCAAAAACAGATGTGGTCGGAGATTCTAAAAATGGCGCTTCCAACAAACAGTATAAGCATTacgttatag CCGTTGAAAAAGCCATTTACGAGATCCGCGGATCAGCGGTTTACAAAACTCGCGATGGCGGCGGTTGTACGCACGAGCTAACCGTTCGCGTACAAAAACAATTACCAAGTTCCATGCTTTCCGTACTGTGTCCAGAGGGTTCGTCGGAGTACGCATGCAACGTCATCGTGGAAAATCCAAAGTGTGCCGAAGACGAA agaacgatagaaataaaatatttggtaatGTTAAACGACAATTCTACGTATTTGGCTCGGATAAGAACGAACAAGAAAGGTCGAATCGCACTGCGCTACCAAAAACTATTGGCGAAAATATCGAGTGTCTTGGCTTCAAACCTTAATAAAACGATGACGGTTCCAA taATGTCTAAGTTGTCGTTGATCGGAACAAATTTTGCACCTGATCACATAAGTACATACAATTTCATTTCTTGTTCACCGGGTTTCGGCATTCGGGAGGTGTTTTGTGCTGCTTGTCCGCCACAACATTACAGTCCGGACAAAtccattaaatgtttaaaatgtgcCAAAGGTTTTCATCAACCGGTCGCCGGATCAGAAAAATGCGTCaagtgtacaaatatttttaccagtGGTTGTCATATG AATGAAATTTCATCGACCGTGTATTATGtcatctatttaattatttttttggttcttttatttattgcgTGTTTCTGTGCGTTTTATGGCCGCGAAGAGAAAGAAAAAA GCATAAATATGATACCGAGGAAAATTAGGAAAAGAtttaagaaaaagaaaaaatacagtttGCTTTCCCAAACGGAAGATACAGCAGATAATAGCACAGCACATAATAGCAGCGTAGATTAG
- the LOC113556961 gene encoding lipase member H-B-like, producing the protein MSIYFTILVLFGIQIIKVHIKAFDQEDGNTTNELDSSEQEDIKPPESINEADLKFLYSNSDLGNGKRIPIASGNESSILDYWIQDLPLKVTTHGWLSSEKNNSGVFVINTAYVDVGGFNVISVDWSSIADDPKYPVPAVLTKAVGSAIANFLERLVDVTGIDSSDIHLIGHSLGAHVVGSCGYHFKSGKIGRITGLDPAAPGYETIISVHLPHLNKEDAQFVDIIHTSGGTIGFFKSIGHADFFPNSGTAPQPGCYSLFKLLDFMHCSHSRSYELYADSVYHKNSLVAVNCSSWEDYKCNKCENNTREFMGHDALPSVRGNFFLKTKKTSPYSTYTD; encoded by the exons ATGAGCATCTACTTTACAATACTCGTGCTGTTTGGTATCCAAATAATTAAGG ttcATATAAAAGCGTTCGATCAAGAAGATGGAAATACTACGAATGAACTTGACAGTTCTGAACAAGAAGATATTAAACCACCCGAGTCTATCAATGAAGCCGACTTGAAGTTTCTCTATTCAAAttc agATCTCGGAAACGGTAAACGGATTCCAATCGCAAGCGGTAACGAATCAAGTATACTTGACTACTGGATACAAGATTTACCTTTAAAAGTTACTACTCACGGATGGCTTTCATCGGAGAAAAACAACAGTGGGGTGTTTGTCATTAACACCG CATATGTTGACGTCGGCGGTTTCAATGTCATTTCGGTGGATTGGAGTAGTATTGCGGATGATCCTAAGTACCCAGTTCCTGCAGTTTTGACCAAAGCCGTTGGTTCTGCGATTGCTAATTTTTTGGAGCGTTTGGTTGATGTCACAGGAATAGATTCGTcggatatacatttaataggcCATAGTCTCGGTGCCCACGTTGTAGGATCGTGtggttatcattttaaatcggGAAAAATTGGCAGGATTACCG GTTTAGATCCAGCTGCACCCGGATACGAGACCATCATCTCTGTTCATTTACCACACTTAAACAAAGAAGATGCCCAATTTGTCGACATTATTCACACTTCAGGAGGGACTATCGGCTTCTTTAAAAGTATAGGCCACGCTGACTTCTTTCCCAATTCCGGAACAGCGCCCCAGCCGGGATGctattcattattcaaattattagatttca TGCATTGCAGTCATTCAAGATCATATGAACTTTATGCAGACTCTGTGTACCATAAGAATTCTTTAGTTGCAGTAAACTGTTCCTCTTGGGAagattataaatgtaacaaaTGTGAGAACAATACTCGTGAGTTTATGGGACACGACGCATTACCCAG CGTTAGAGGCAATTTCTTCTTGAAGACCAAAAAAACCAGTCCTTATAGTACTTACACAGATTAG